In the Paramormyrops kingsleyae isolate MSU_618 chromosome 6, PKINGS_0.4, whole genome shotgun sequence genome, one interval contains:
- the klhl21 gene encoding kelch-like protein 21 has product MEKPSVQTQPSTLPFFDTSHAFNLLRGIHELRAERKFFDVTLCAEGREFPCHRTVLAAASTYFRAMFAGTLRESAMDRVVLHEVSGELLGLLVDFCYTGRVTVTQDNVDLLLKAADLFQFPSVKEACCAFLEQRLDVSNCLEIQDFAEAYACRDLAASARGFVLRNIVELAKGKDFEKLPWKRLLEFVSDDGLCVDKEETVYQLAVRWVKADLQRRLHYWPELLQQVRLPFVRRFFLLAHVESDPLVYLSPQCLRLVNEARALQSSEYDRHDQLCHRMRPRPSTGLAEILVVVGGCDQDCDELVTVDCYNPQTGQWRYLAEFPDHLGGGYSIAALGNDMYVTGGSDGSRLYDCVWRYNSSVNEWTEVSPMLKAREYHSSCVLSGQLYVVASDSTERYDHSLDCWEPLPSMLHAMDNCSTTACRGRLYAIGSLAGEDTMAIQSYDPNANRWALVNCGQLPPWSFAPKTVTLNGLIYFIRDDSAEVDVYSPLKNEWDKVSPMTQVHVGGSVAALGGRLFVSGGYDNTYELSDVVEAYDPATCSWSHVGRLPQPTFWHGSVSIFRQFMPLVPCAFEPIDAPENAIHIQRHHRHVDLHDHHEHNRNVHPAH; this is encoded by the exons ATGGAGAAGCCCTCCGTTCAGACGCAGCCATCCACACTGCCCTTCTTCGACACCTCGCACGCCTTCAACCTGCTGCGGGGCATCCACGAGCTGCGTGCTGAGCGCAAGTTCTTCGATGTTACCCTGTGTGCTGAGGGCCGTGAGTTCCCCTGCCACCGCACGGTTCTGGCAGCAGCCAGCACCTACTTCCGCGCCATGTTTGCCGGCACGCTGCGCGAGAGCGCCATGGATCGCGTGGTGCTCCATGAGGTGTCTGGCGAGCTCCTGGGCCTACTGGTGGACTTCTGCTACACGGGCCGTGTGACGGTCACGCAGGACAACGTGGACCTGCTCCTCAAAGCTGCCGACCTCTTCCAGTTCCCCTCTGTCAAGGAAGCCTGTTGCGCCTTCCTGGAGCAGCGCCTGGATGTCTCCAACTGCCTGGAGATCCAGGACTTTGCGGAGGCCTATGCATGCCGGGACCTGGCAGCGAGCGCCCGTGGCTTTGTGCTGAGGAATATCGTGGAGCTGGCGAAGGGCAAGGACTTTGAGAAGCTGCCCTGGAAGCGGCTGTTGGAGTTCGTCTCAGACGACGGGCTGTGCGTTGACAAGGAGGAGACAGTCTACCAGCTTGCCGTGCGCTGGGTCAAAGCCGACCTTCAGAGGCGCCTCCACTACTGGCCTGAGCTCCTACAGCAGGTCCGGCTGCCCTTTGTGCGGCGCTTCTTCCTCCTGGCCCATGTTGAGAGCGACCCATTGGTTTACCTCTCGCCCCAGTGCCTGCGGCTGGTCAACGAGGCCCGCGCCCTCCAGTCCAGCGAGTACGACCGGCATGACCAGCTGTGCCACCGGATGCGGCCGCGGCCCTCCACCGGCCTGGCAGAGATCTTGGTGGTGGTCGGGGGCTGCGACCAGGACTGCGACGAGCTGGTCACGGTGGACTGCTACAACCCCCAGACAGGCCAGTGGCGCTACTTGGCCGAGTTCCCAGATCATCTTGGGGGTGGATACAGTATTGCTGCTCTCGGAAACGACATGTACGTCACAG GGGGCTCCGATGGATCTCGGCTCTATGACTGCGTGTGGCGCTACAACTCAAGCGTGAATGAGTGGACAGAGGTGTCGCCCATGCTGAAAGCACGGGAGTACCACAGCTCGTGCGTGCTCAGCGGCCAGCTGTACGTGGTGGCATCAGACAGCACGGAGCGCTACGACCACTCCCTTGACTGCTGGGAGCCCCTGCCGTCGATGCTGCATGCTATGGACAACTGCTCCACCaccgcctgcagggggcgcctgTATGCCATTGGCTCCCTGGCCGGAGAGGACACCATGGCCATCCAGAGCTATGACCCCAATGCCAACCGATGGGCCCTGGTGAACTGTGGCCAGCTGCCACCATGGTCCTTCGCTCCCAAGACGGTCACCCTCAACGGCCTCATCTACTTCATCAG GGATGACTCTGCTGAGGTGGATGTCTACAGCCCATTGAAGAATGAGTGGGACAAGGTCAGCCCAATGACCCAG GTCCATGTAGGAGGCAGCGTTGCAGCGCTGGGCGGCCGTCTCTTTGTGTCTGGTGGGTACGACAATACCTACGAGCTGTCGGATGTGGTGGAGGCCTACGATCCAGCCACGTGCTCCTGGTCCCACGTGGGGCGCCTCCCCCAGCCCACCTTCTGGCACGGCAGCGTCAGCATCTTCCGCCAGTTCATGCCGCTGGTCCCCTGCGCCTTCGAGCCCATAGACGCTCCAGAGAACGCCATCCATATCCAACGGCACCACCGCCACGTGGACCTGCATGACCACCACGAACACAACCGAAATGTCCATCCAGCCCACTGA
- the zbtb48 gene encoding telomere zinc finger-associated protein isoform X1 gives MAPLENTHAERLLSSLNQQRALGRFCDAILSTGSGKCYKVHRNVLACFSEIFQSACPTSTSHMEYCLPDDCSTEGLELLLDFVYTGKLELDSANLEKVQCAAVGLSIQDALRICQEFASNMTCLKGPQGPKDGKGGGDEEHSHGASPKDTSKPDVPIRGNPRPRLKSKSRPKVCNSVPKQLTVTTTTRSGRRVKGPIRLLRESPTPPDTRMREPMSVERGPDGAEASDQNFEQPVNESEVYQKEQPSNDMEDEDCGEVDGQEDTDDEYMPHSLAGMGPAPQQVKRRRRRKAISKENGEQAGGDPKRGSVQCPTCQKTFFSKYYLKVHNRRHTGEKPFECSKCGKCYYRKENLLEHEARNCLRRTEVVFSCSMCPMTFQRRLELRLHTVTHTGEMPNKCSSCPEQFMQKKDLKIHLIKVHGAPKPHACSLCPKCFLSRTELRLHEASKHRGEKLFVCEECGHRASSRNGLQMHIKAIHRNERPFVCEFCNHAFTQKANLNMHLRTHTGEKPFQCHLCGKTFRTQASLDKHHRTHTGERPFHCEFCEQRFTEKGPLLRHVASKHQEGRPHYCHICTKTFKAIEQLRVHVRRHKGMRKFECTECGYKFTRQAHLRRHSQIHNRVENYNPRQRRLRNVVVDDEKATVALLPPDGDSPPTGDIISVMIQPDTIVVEEVVASQGTGPVEEGESFNVADVMEQTLLVGGTYPIHPAVELPDDGTGDKG, from the exons ATGGCTCCTCTGGAGAACACCCATGCGGAGCGTTTGCTGTCCTCCCTcaaccagcagagggcgctggGCAGGTTCTGCGACGCTATTCTCAGCACTGGCAGTGGCAAGTGCTACAAGGTGCATCGCAACGTTTTGGCTTGTTTCAGTGAGATCTTCCAGAGCGCCTGCCCAACCTCCACGTCACACATGGAGTACTGTCTGCCGGACGACTGCTCCACAGAGGGCCTGGAGCTGCTCCTGGATTTTGTGTACACGGGAAAGCTCGAACTGGACTCTGCCAACCTTGAAAAAGTTCAATGCGCTGCAGTGGGCCTGTCTATACAAGATGCCTTGAGGATATGTCAGGAGTTTGCCAGTAACATGACATGCCTGAAAGGACCCCAAGGTCCGAAAGACGGGAAGGGTGGTGGTGATGAGGAACACTCCCATGGCGCTTCTCCCAAGGACACCTCCAAGCCTGACGTCCCCATTAGGGGGAACCCTAGGCCCAGGCTAAAATCCAAATCTAGGCCAAAAGTGTGCAACTCTGTGCCTAAGCAACTGACTGTCACAACTACAACACGCTCCGGTCGCAGGGTCAAGGGCCCCATTCGCTTACTCCGGGAAagtcccacccccccagataCCCGAATGAGGGAGCCGATGTCCGTGGAGAGGGGGCCGGATGGTGCTGAAGCAAGTGACCAGAACTTTGAACAGCCTGTGAATGAATCCGAA GTGTATCAGAAGGAGCAGCCATCCAACGACATGGAGGATGAAGACTGTGGCGAGGTGGATGGGCAGGAGGACACTGATGACGAGTACATGCCCCATTCGTTGGCCGGCATGGGCCCGGCCCCCCAGCAGGTGAAGCGCAGGCGCCGGAGAAAGGCCATCAGCAAGGAGAATGGCGAGCAGGCTGGGGGGGACCCCAAACGGGGGTCTGTTCAGTGTCCCACTTGCCAAAAGACCTTCTTTAGCAAGTACTACCTCAAAGTGCACAACCG ACGCCATACCGGGGAGAAGCCCTTTGAGTGCTCCAAGTGTGGGAAGTGTTACTACAGGAAGGAGAATCTGCTGGAGCACGAGGCCCGGAACTGCCTGAGACGGACGGAGGTG GTGTTCTCATGCTCCATGTGCCCCATGACCTTCCAGCGCCGCCTGGAGTTACGGCTTCACACGGTCACCCACACGGGAGAGATGCCCAACAAG TGTTCATCATGCCCAGAGCAGTTTATGCAGAAGAAAGACCTGAAGATTCACCTGATCAAAGTCCATGGGGCCCCCAAACCCCATGCG TGCTCGCTGTGCCCCAAGTGCTTCCTGTCGCGCACGGAGCTGCGTCTGCATGAGGCCTCCAAGCATCGGGGCGAGAAGCTGTTCGTGTGCGAGGAGTGCGGCCACCGGGCCTCCAGCCGCAACGGTCTGCAGATGCACATTAAGGCCATCCACAG GAACGAGCGGCCATTTGTGTGCGAGTTCTGCAACCACGCATTCACCCAGAAGGCCAACCTGAACATGCATCTGCGGACACACACTGGGGAGAAGCCCTTCCAGTGCCATCTCTGCGGGAAGACATTCCGTACACAGG CCAGCCTGGACAAGCACCACCGCACCCACACGGGCGAGAGGCCCTTCCACTGTGAGTTCTGTGAGCAGCGCTTCACGGAGAAGGGCCCGCTGCTCCGTCACGTGGCGAGCAAGCACCAGGAGGGCAGGCCGCACTACTGTCACATCTGCACCAAGACCTTCAAGG CCATCGAGCAGCTACGGGTCCACGTGCGACGCCACAAAGGCATGCGGAAGTTTGAGTGCACGGAGTGCGGCTACAAGTTCACCAGACAG GCCCACCTGCGACGGCACTCCCAGATCCACAACCGCGTGGAGAACTACAACCCACGGCAGAGGCGACTGCGCAACGTTGTGGTGGACGACGAGAAGGCGACCGTGGCCTTGCTGCCGCCCGACGGGGACAGCCCGCCGACGGGCGACATCATCAGCGTCATGATCCAGCCCGACACCATCGTGGTGGAGGAGGTGGTGGCCAGCCAGGGGACGGGACCCGTGGAGGAAGGGGAGTCTTTCAACGTGGCCGACGTCATGGAGCAGACCCTGCTGGTGGGCGGAACCTACCCCATCCATCCTGCGGTGGAGCTACCCGATGATGGGACTGGAGATAAGGGCTGA
- the zbtb48 gene encoding telomere zinc finger-associated protein isoform X2, protein MAPLENTHAERLLSSLNQQRALGRFCDAILSTGSGKCYKVHRNVLACFSEIFQSACPTSTSHMEYCLPDDCSTEGLELLLDFVYTGKLELDSANLEKVQCAAVGLSIQDALRICQEFASNMTCLKGPQGPKDGKGGGDEEHSHGASPKDTSKPDVPIRGNPRPRLKSKSRPKVCNSVPKQLTVTTTTRSGRRVKGPIRLLRESPTPPDTRMREPMSVERGPDGAEASDQNFEQPVNESEVYQKEQPSNDMEDEDCGEVDGQEDTDDEYMPHSLAGMGPAPQQVKRRRRRKAISKENGEQAGGDPKRGSVQCPTCQKTFFSKYYLKVHNRRHTGEKPFECSKCGKCYYRKENLLEHEARNCLRRTEVFSCSMCPMTFQRRLELRLHTVTHTGEMPNKCSSCPEQFMQKKDLKIHLIKVHGAPKPHACSLCPKCFLSRTELRLHEASKHRGEKLFVCEECGHRASSRNGLQMHIKAIHRNERPFVCEFCNHAFTQKANLNMHLRTHTGEKPFQCHLCGKTFRTQASLDKHHRTHTGERPFHCEFCEQRFTEKGPLLRHVASKHQEGRPHYCHICTKTFKAIEQLRVHVRRHKGMRKFECTECGYKFTRQAHLRRHSQIHNRVENYNPRQRRLRNVVVDDEKATVALLPPDGDSPPTGDIISVMIQPDTIVVEEVVASQGTGPVEEGESFNVADVMEQTLLVGGTYPIHPAVELPDDGTGDKG, encoded by the exons ATGGCTCCTCTGGAGAACACCCATGCGGAGCGTTTGCTGTCCTCCCTcaaccagcagagggcgctggGCAGGTTCTGCGACGCTATTCTCAGCACTGGCAGTGGCAAGTGCTACAAGGTGCATCGCAACGTTTTGGCTTGTTTCAGTGAGATCTTCCAGAGCGCCTGCCCAACCTCCACGTCACACATGGAGTACTGTCTGCCGGACGACTGCTCCACAGAGGGCCTGGAGCTGCTCCTGGATTTTGTGTACACGGGAAAGCTCGAACTGGACTCTGCCAACCTTGAAAAAGTTCAATGCGCTGCAGTGGGCCTGTCTATACAAGATGCCTTGAGGATATGTCAGGAGTTTGCCAGTAACATGACATGCCTGAAAGGACCCCAAGGTCCGAAAGACGGGAAGGGTGGTGGTGATGAGGAACACTCCCATGGCGCTTCTCCCAAGGACACCTCCAAGCCTGACGTCCCCATTAGGGGGAACCCTAGGCCCAGGCTAAAATCCAAATCTAGGCCAAAAGTGTGCAACTCTGTGCCTAAGCAACTGACTGTCACAACTACAACACGCTCCGGTCGCAGGGTCAAGGGCCCCATTCGCTTACTCCGGGAAagtcccacccccccagataCCCGAATGAGGGAGCCGATGTCCGTGGAGAGGGGGCCGGATGGTGCTGAAGCAAGTGACCAGAACTTTGAACAGCCTGTGAATGAATCCGAA GTGTATCAGAAGGAGCAGCCATCCAACGACATGGAGGATGAAGACTGTGGCGAGGTGGATGGGCAGGAGGACACTGATGACGAGTACATGCCCCATTCGTTGGCCGGCATGGGCCCGGCCCCCCAGCAGGTGAAGCGCAGGCGCCGGAGAAAGGCCATCAGCAAGGAGAATGGCGAGCAGGCTGGGGGGGACCCCAAACGGGGGTCTGTTCAGTGTCCCACTTGCCAAAAGACCTTCTTTAGCAAGTACTACCTCAAAGTGCACAACCG ACGCCATACCGGGGAGAAGCCCTTTGAGTGCTCCAAGTGTGGGAAGTGTTACTACAGGAAGGAGAATCTGCTGGAGCACGAGGCCCGGAACTGCCTGAGACGGACGGAG GTGTTCTCATGCTCCATGTGCCCCATGACCTTCCAGCGCCGCCTGGAGTTACGGCTTCACACGGTCACCCACACGGGAGAGATGCCCAACAAG TGTTCATCATGCCCAGAGCAGTTTATGCAGAAGAAAGACCTGAAGATTCACCTGATCAAAGTCCATGGGGCCCCCAAACCCCATGCG TGCTCGCTGTGCCCCAAGTGCTTCCTGTCGCGCACGGAGCTGCGTCTGCATGAGGCCTCCAAGCATCGGGGCGAGAAGCTGTTCGTGTGCGAGGAGTGCGGCCACCGGGCCTCCAGCCGCAACGGTCTGCAGATGCACATTAAGGCCATCCACAG GAACGAGCGGCCATTTGTGTGCGAGTTCTGCAACCACGCATTCACCCAGAAGGCCAACCTGAACATGCATCTGCGGACACACACTGGGGAGAAGCCCTTCCAGTGCCATCTCTGCGGGAAGACATTCCGTACACAGG CCAGCCTGGACAAGCACCACCGCACCCACACGGGCGAGAGGCCCTTCCACTGTGAGTTCTGTGAGCAGCGCTTCACGGAGAAGGGCCCGCTGCTCCGTCACGTGGCGAGCAAGCACCAGGAGGGCAGGCCGCACTACTGTCACATCTGCACCAAGACCTTCAAGG CCATCGAGCAGCTACGGGTCCACGTGCGACGCCACAAAGGCATGCGGAAGTTTGAGTGCACGGAGTGCGGCTACAAGTTCACCAGACAG GCCCACCTGCGACGGCACTCCCAGATCCACAACCGCGTGGAGAACTACAACCCACGGCAGAGGCGACTGCGCAACGTTGTGGTGGACGACGAGAAGGCGACCGTGGCCTTGCTGCCGCCCGACGGGGACAGCCCGCCGACGGGCGACATCATCAGCGTCATGATCCAGCCCGACACCATCGTGGTGGAGGAGGTGGTGGCCAGCCAGGGGACGGGACCCGTGGAGGAAGGGGAGTCTTTCAACGTGGCCGACGTCATGGAGCAGACCCTGCTGGTGGGCGGAACCTACCCCATCCATCCTGCGGTGGAGCTACCCGATGATGGGACTGGAGATAAGGGCTGA
- the zbtb48 gene encoding uncharacterized protein zbtb48 isoform X3, producing the protein MAPLENTHAERLLSSLNQQRALGRFCDAILSTGSGKCYKVHRNVLACFSEIFQSACPTSTSHMEYCLPDDCSTEGLELLLDFVYTGKLELDSANLEKVQCAAVGLSIQDALRICQEFASNMTCLKGPQGPKDGKGGGDEEHSHGASPKDTSKPDVPIRGNPRPRLKSKSRPKVCNSVPKQLTVTTTTRSGRRVKGPIRLLRESPTPPDTRMREPMSVERGPDGAEASDQNFEQPVNESEVYQKEQPSNDMEDEDCGEVDGQEDTDDEYMPHSLAGMGPAPQQVKRRRRRKAISKENGEQAGGDPKRGSVQCPTCQKTFFSKYYLKVHNRRHTGEKPFECSKCGKCYYRKENLLEHEARNCLRRTEVVFSCSMCPMTFQRRLELRLHTVTHTGEMPNKCSSCPEQFMQKKDLKIHLIKVHGAPKPHACSLCPKCFLSRTELRLHEASKHRGEKLFVCEECGHRASSRNGLQMHIKAIHRNERPFVCEFCNHAFTQKANLNMHLRTHTGEKPFQCHLCGKTFRTQAWTSTTAPTRARGPSTVSSVSSASRRRARCSVTWRASTRRAGRTTVTSAPRPSRPSSSYGSTCDATKACGSLSARSAATSSPDRPTCDGTPRSTTAWRTTTHGRGDCATLWWTTRRRPWPCCRPTGTARRRATSSAS; encoded by the exons ATGGCTCCTCTGGAGAACACCCATGCGGAGCGTTTGCTGTCCTCCCTcaaccagcagagggcgctggGCAGGTTCTGCGACGCTATTCTCAGCACTGGCAGTGGCAAGTGCTACAAGGTGCATCGCAACGTTTTGGCTTGTTTCAGTGAGATCTTCCAGAGCGCCTGCCCAACCTCCACGTCACACATGGAGTACTGTCTGCCGGACGACTGCTCCACAGAGGGCCTGGAGCTGCTCCTGGATTTTGTGTACACGGGAAAGCTCGAACTGGACTCTGCCAACCTTGAAAAAGTTCAATGCGCTGCAGTGGGCCTGTCTATACAAGATGCCTTGAGGATATGTCAGGAGTTTGCCAGTAACATGACATGCCTGAAAGGACCCCAAGGTCCGAAAGACGGGAAGGGTGGTGGTGATGAGGAACACTCCCATGGCGCTTCTCCCAAGGACACCTCCAAGCCTGACGTCCCCATTAGGGGGAACCCTAGGCCCAGGCTAAAATCCAAATCTAGGCCAAAAGTGTGCAACTCTGTGCCTAAGCAACTGACTGTCACAACTACAACACGCTCCGGTCGCAGGGTCAAGGGCCCCATTCGCTTACTCCGGGAAagtcccacccccccagataCCCGAATGAGGGAGCCGATGTCCGTGGAGAGGGGGCCGGATGGTGCTGAAGCAAGTGACCAGAACTTTGAACAGCCTGTGAATGAATCCGAA GTGTATCAGAAGGAGCAGCCATCCAACGACATGGAGGATGAAGACTGTGGCGAGGTGGATGGGCAGGAGGACACTGATGACGAGTACATGCCCCATTCGTTGGCCGGCATGGGCCCGGCCCCCCAGCAGGTGAAGCGCAGGCGCCGGAGAAAGGCCATCAGCAAGGAGAATGGCGAGCAGGCTGGGGGGGACCCCAAACGGGGGTCTGTTCAGTGTCCCACTTGCCAAAAGACCTTCTTTAGCAAGTACTACCTCAAAGTGCACAACCG ACGCCATACCGGGGAGAAGCCCTTTGAGTGCTCCAAGTGTGGGAAGTGTTACTACAGGAAGGAGAATCTGCTGGAGCACGAGGCCCGGAACTGCCTGAGACGGACGGAGGTG GTGTTCTCATGCTCCATGTGCCCCATGACCTTCCAGCGCCGCCTGGAGTTACGGCTTCACACGGTCACCCACACGGGAGAGATGCCCAACAAG TGTTCATCATGCCCAGAGCAGTTTATGCAGAAGAAAGACCTGAAGATTCACCTGATCAAAGTCCATGGGGCCCCCAAACCCCATGCG TGCTCGCTGTGCCCCAAGTGCTTCCTGTCGCGCACGGAGCTGCGTCTGCATGAGGCCTCCAAGCATCGGGGCGAGAAGCTGTTCGTGTGCGAGGAGTGCGGCCACCGGGCCTCCAGCCGCAACGGTCTGCAGATGCACATTAAGGCCATCCACAG GAACGAGCGGCCATTTGTGTGCGAGTTCTGCAACCACGCATTCACCCAGAAGGCCAACCTGAACATGCATCTGCGGACACACACTGGGGAGAAGCCCTTCCAGTGCCATCTCTGCGGGAAGACATTCCGTACACAGG CCTGGACAAGCACCACCGCACCCACACGGGCGAGAGGCCCTTCCACTGTGAGTTCTGTGAGCAGCGCTTCACGGAGAAGGGCCCGCTGCTCCGTCACGTGGCGAGCAAGCACCAGGAGGGCAGGCCGCACTACTGTCACATCTGCACCAAGACCTTCAAGG CCATCGAGCAGCTACGGGTCCACGTGCGACGCCACAAAGGCATGCGGAAGTTTGAGTGCACGGAGTGCGGCTACAAGTTCACCAGACAG GCCCACCTGCGACGGCACTCCCAGATCCACAACCGCGTGGAGAACTACAACCCACGGCAGAGGCGACTGCGCAACGTTGTGGTGGACGACGAGAAGGCGACCGTGGCCTTGCTGCCGCCCGACGGGGACAGCCCGCCGACGGGCGACATCATCAGCGTCATGA
- the nol9 gene encoding polynucleotide 5'-hydroxyl-kinase NOL9 encodes MKVPNSSMKVWRRHSGEARRTKKKKKHLSNHRATLPCMHPQSVSPDSTLAQKYHQLAAKGHTTLKRLKNSAKPVNSAHRHGSPPETNEKPRGGVASLCHTNGSMEADPQMDEYLEDEEDWRSLAQSLLHNGADGSAGSRSPPAAQPDGPEEDAVQLHAELDQGRSRAVLVLHQGQSLTFRGRSLLTCLYGRVEVLGFTIEEGQQPYPVFSPPTNCPLTITAVGNSTASKTKKERRLEAKGIIRKYLPSESRKRLQSQVDSESCVVLLEPLDTPLTRFLASLPEHRDLFGLSSKEIVEQCSILDSPLSGVGLIPLRGSEHGLMTSQSYRNAMKTLVNACAEEPDGCPVILICGAKNTGKSTFNRHLINTLLNHTASVDYLECDLGQTEFTPPGCLSLSSISEPLLGAPFTHQRLPQHMVYFGESSCERDLDRYLDSLKFLWRLYSQETPIIINTMGWVKGFGFQVLVDLIRLFNVSHVVQLSYGYTTQCPSLTPAFLQSAHGWQTRPPAQPALGHELGEQETPEGHVLLTVQSEFEGAGTTSNMMYHRSNIVRDLALLAYFSQLQSPDPEPIRPLHCFTPYQVSMSAVAMRVTHCEVAPAHVLYAANGSLVGLCCLEEKVGGAGGPVLLSQTPICKCIGFGVLRGVDMARGLYFLVTPVAPPVLRQVNCLLLGGIMLPHTLLRVQPGVQGEKPYITTDYSFELSGAGKMKVFKGLLRREYMGGGAH; translated from the exons ATGAAAGTGCCGAACAGCAGCATGAAGGTCTGGAGGAGGCATTCAGGTGAAGCGCGGAGgaccaagaagaagaagaagcatCTGTCCAACCACCGAGCCACGCTGCCGTGCATGCACCCCCAGAGCGTCAGCCCCGATTCCACTCTGGCTCAAAAGTACCATCAGCTGGCTGCCAAGGGGCACACTACCCTTAAGAGACTGAAAAACAGTGCCAAGCCAGTCAACTCTGCCCACAGGCACGGGTCTCCCCCGGAGACCAATGAGAAGCCTAGGGGTGGAGTCGCCTCCCTCTGCCACACCAATGGGAGCATGGAGGCTGACCCCCAGATGGATGAGTActtggaggatgaggaggattGGCGCTCCCTCGCTCAGTCATTGCTGCATAATGGTGCAGATGGGTCTGCCGGCAGCAGGAGTCCACCGGCTGCTCAGCCTGACGGCCCGGAGGAGGATGCCGTCCAGTTACACGCTGAGCTGGACCAGGGCCGCAGTCGGGCTGTGCTGGTCTTGCACCAAGGGCAG AGCTTGACGTTCCGAGGGAGGAGCCTACTGACGTGCCTGTACGGGAGGGTGGAGGTCCTGGGCTTCACCATTGAAGAGGGTCAGCAGCCCTACCCCGTTTTCTCTCCACCCACAAATTGCCCTCTTACCATCACTGCTGTTGGAAACTCCACTGCCTCTAAGACCAAGAAAGAGCGCAGATTGGAGGCTAAAGGCATCATCCGCAAGTACCTGCCATCAG AATCACGTAAGAGGCTGCAGAGCCAGGTGGATTCTGAGTCCTGCGTGGTCCTGCTCGAGCCCCTGGATACCCCCCTGACCCGATTTCTTGCCAGTTTACCGGAGCACCGCGACCTGTTCGGGCTCAGTTCG AAGGAGATTGTGGAACAGTGCTCCATTTTGGACTCTCCTCTCTCTGGTGTTGGCTTGATCCCACTACGAGGCAGTGAGCATGGCCTGATGACATCACAGAGCTACAGGAATGCCATGAAGACTCTGGTCAATGCTTGTGCAG AGGAACCTGATGGCTGTCCTGTCATTCTGATCTGTGGGGCTAAGAACACAGGGAAATCCACCTTCAACCGCCACCTCATCAACACGCTGCTGAACCA CACGGCCAGCGTGGACTACCTGGAATGTGACCTGGGTCAGACTGAGTTCACACCCCCTGGTTGCCTGTCTTTGTCTTCAATCAGTGAGCCGCTGCTTG GAGCCCCTTTCACTCACCAGCGTTTGCCACAACACATGGTGTATTTCGGGGAGAGTTCGTGCGAGAGGGACCTGGACCGCTATCTTGACTCGCTCAAGTTCCTGTGGCGTCTGTACAGCCAAGAGACCCCTATAATCATCAACACCATGGGATGGGTCAAAG GTTTCGGCTTCCAGGTGTTGGTGGATCTGATTCGTCTGTTCAACGTCAGTCATGTGGTGCAGCTCAGCTATGGATATACCACCCAATGCCCCTCCCTCACTCCCGCCTTCCTCCAGTCTGCCCACGGCTGGCAGACCCGCCCTCCAGCTCAGCCTGCCCTTGGGCATGAGTTAGGGGAGCAGGAAACCCCGGAGGGTCACGTGCTTCTCACCGTCCAATCAGAATTTGAGGGTGCAGGCACCACAAGCAACAT GATGTACCACCGTAGCAATATCGTCCGTGACCTGGCGCTGCTCGCCTACTTTAGCCAGCTGCAGTCGCCTGACCCAGAGCCCATCCGACCCCTACACTGCTTTACTCCGTACCAG gtaTCCATGTCAGCCGTGGCCATGCGAGTGACGCATTGTGAGGTGGCCCCCGCCCACGTGCTGTATGCTGCCAATGGCAGCCTGGTGGGCCTCTGCTGCCTGGAGGAGAAGGTGGGGGGCGCGGGGGGGCCTGTGCTGCTCTCTCAGACCCCCATCTGCAAGTGTATTGGCTTTG GTGTCCTGCGGGGGGTGGACATGGCCCGCGGACTGTACTTCCTGGTGAcccccgtggcgccccctgtccTGCGGCAGGTGAACTGTCTCCTGCTGGGGGGGATTATGCTGCCGCATACCCTTCTGAGGGTCCAG CCTGGAGTCCAGGGGGAGAAACCCTACATCACTACGGACTACAGCTTCGAGCTCAGCGGCGCGGGCAAGATGAAGGTCTTCAAGGGGCTGTTAAGACGGGAGTACATGGGAGGGGGTGCTCACTGA